The Chroicocephalus ridibundus chromosome 20, bChrRid1.1, whole genome shotgun sequence genome has a window encoding:
- the RABIF gene encoding guanine nucleotide exchange factor MSS4, with translation MAAACAGMEPAAPPPPSPPPAAAPGSAELVCAQGRNLKAVLCQRCGSRVLLPGAATFARRELLLPAMRKKAAAAAAAAAAGGGGDVVREHWLVRDMFSFENVGFTRDVGNVKFLVCADCEAGPIGWHCLDDKDSFYVALERVAHE, from the exons atggcggcggcctGCGCCGGGATGGAGCCGGCGgcgcctcctcctccctctccccctccggccgccgcgccgggctCGGCCGAGCTGGTGTGCGCGCAGGGCCGGAACCTGAAGGCGGTGCTGTGCCAGCGCTGCGGGTCGCGGGTGCTGCTGCCCGGTGCCGCCACCTTCGCCCGCCGTGAG ctcctcctgcccgccATGAGgaagaaggcggcggcggcggcggcggcggcggcggcgggcggcggcggggacgtgGTGCGGGAGCACTGGCTGGTGCGCGACATGTTCTCCTTCGAGAACGTGGGCTTCACCCGCGACGTGGGCAACGTCAAGTTCCTGGTGTGCGCCGACTGCGAGGCGGGGCCCATCGGCTGGCACTGCCTCGATGACAAGGACAGCTTCTACGTGGCGCTGGAGCGTGTGGCCCACGAGTGA
- the LOC134525596 gene encoding tubulin alpha-8 chain: MGPGRAAAFEVLSRPVARLLLPALPARAMRECISVHVGQAGVQIGNACWELYCLEHGIQPNGTMPSDKTIGGGDDSFNTFFSETSAGKHVPRAVFVDLEPAVIDEVRNGTYKQLFHPEQLISGKEDAANNYARGHYTVGKEIIDLVLERIRKLSDQCTGLQGFLIFHSFGGGTGSGFTSLLMERLSVDYGKKSKLEFAIYPAPQVSTAVVEPYNSILTTHTTLEHSDCAFMVDNEAIYDICRRNLDIERPTYTNLNRLIGQIVSSITASLRFDGALNVDLTEFQTNLVPYPRIHFPLVTYSPIISAEKAYHEQLSVSEITNACFEPSNQMVKCDPRHGKYMACCMLYRGDVVPKDVNAAIAAIKTKRTIQFVDWCPTGFKVGINYQPPTVVPGGDLAKVQRAVCMLSNTTAIAEAWARLDHKFDLMYAKRAFVHWYVGEGMEEGEFSEAREDLAALEKDYEEVGTDSMDGEDEGEEY; this comes from the exons ATGGGCCCGGGAAGGGCGGCTGCTTTCGAGGTGCTGTCCAGACCCGTTGCGCGTCTGCTGCTCCCAGCGCTGCCTGCCCGAGCCATG CGTGAGTGCATCTCAGTCCATGTTGGTCAAGCTGGTGTGCAGATCGGCAATGCGTGCTGGGAGCTCTACTGCCTGGAGCATGGCATCCAGCCCAATGGTACCATGCCAAGCGATAAAACCATCGGTGGAGGGGATGATTCCTTTAATACGTTCTTCAGTGAGACCAGTGCAGGAAAACATGTCCCTCGTGCTGTGTTTGTGGACCTCGAACCAGCAGTAATAG ATGAAGTTAGGAATGGGACATACAAGCAACTCTTTCATCCTGAACAATTGATATCTGGTAAAGAAGATGCTGCAAATAACTATGCTCGAGGTCACTACACAGTTGGAAAAGAGATAATTGATCTAGTTCTAGAGCGTATCAGGAAACTG tctgATCAGTGCACTGGCTTGCAGGGTTTCCTGATTTTCCACAGCTTTGGGGGAGGCACTGGCTCAGGTTTTACTTCGCTGCTGATGGAGCGCCTGTCAGTTGACTATGGGAAAAAGTCAAAATTGGAATTTGCCATCTACCCTGCACCACAGGTCTCGACTGCTGTTGTTGAGCCGTACAACTCCATCCTGACCACCCACACCACCCTGGAGCATTCCGACTGTGCCTTTATGGTTGACAATGAGGCCATCTATGACATTTGCCGTAGGAATCTGGACATTGAACGCCCAACCTACACCAATCTCAACCGCCTCATTGGTCAGATAGTCTCTTCCATTACTGCTTCCCTCAGATTCGATGGTGCCTTAAATGTGGATCTTACTGAATTTCAAACTAACTTGGTGCCTTACCCTCGTATCCACTTCCCGTTGGTAACATATTCCCCAATTATTTCAGCAGAGAAAGCCTACCATGAGCAACTTTCAGTGTCTGAGATAACCAATGCTTGCTTTGAGCCATCCAATCAGATGGTGAAGTGTGACCCTCGCCATGGCAAGTACATGGCCTGTTGTATGCTGTATCGTGGGGATGTTGTCCCCAAGGACGTCAATGCTGCTATTGCTGCTATCAAAACCAAGCGCACAATCCAGTTCGTGGACTGGTGCCCTACTGGTTTTAAG GTTGGCATCAATTACCAGCCACCAACGGTGGTCCCTGGTGGTGACCTAGCCAAAGTCCAGCGGGCAGTGTGCATGCTGAGCAACACTACAGCCATCGCTGAGGCATGGGCTCGTCTAGACCACAAGTTTGATCTGATGTATGCCAAACGTGCCTTTGTCCACTGGTATgttggagaagggatggaggagggggagtTCTCAGAGGCTCGGGAAGACTTGGCTGCACTTGAGAAAGATTATGAAGAAGTGGGCACAGACTCGATGGATGGAGAAGATGAAGGTGAAGAATATTAA